The DNA sequence TGATTGTTTTCTGCTTGTTGTGGCAGCGGATGAGGGTGTAATGCCTCAGACAGCCGAACATCTTGACATTCTCAGACTTCTCGGAGTTAATAAGGGAATTGTTGCGCTGACAAAATGTGATCTCGTGAGTCCGGAAATGCAGGATCTGGCTGAAGCTGATATCGTTGATTTTCTTCAGAATACTCCTTTTGAGGGAACAGGCGTCATCAGAGTATCCTCAGAAACCGGCAAGGGGATGGAAGACATCAGGGAAGCACTGATACAGATGAAAGAGGAGATCGGTCAGCGACAGACAGGAACGAAATTCAGACTGGACATTGACAGGGTTTTCATCCTTGAAGGATTTGGCACGATCATAGGAGGCACAGCAGTTTCGGGCAGTGTTAAAATTGGAGATAAACTGGAACTTCAACCCGGAGGCAATACATATCGCGTACGCGAATTAAGGGTGAACGCAAATAAAGAAGTGCAGTCCGGATCAGCAGGTGACAGGATCGCTCTGAATCTGGTTGGTCTTCAGCGGGAAGATGTGTCATATGGTTCCTGCGTTGCAGAACCGGGTTTTCTTCAGGTAAAGAACAGTCTTGATACAAGATTGACATTGCTGAAATCAGCAAAGCCTCTGAAGAGGTATCAGAGAGTAAGGCTGCATACCGGTACTGCCGAGATCATGGCGCGAGCTGTTCCTGTGGAAACCGATGTGGTGCATCCGGGATCAACAGGATTTGTGCATTTCCAGCTCGAATCTCAGGTTGTAGCTCTTCCAGGTGACAGATTCGTCATCAGGAATTACTCTCCGGTGATTACGATTGGCGGAGGAATCATTCTCGAAGCAGGAACAGGAAAAGTAAGGAAAAAGCATATCCGGGAAAGGATATCTCACCTTGAAGTACTTGCGTCCGGAGATATTTACGCTGTTCTTTCCGAGATGGTGCAGCAGACCGGATTCGACGGTGTTTCCATAAGTGAGGCTGCCGGTGCGACAGGTAATACTCCAGAAGTGATTCAAGTGGTATTTGCTGAATTGCAGGAGCAGGGAACTGCTGAATTGATGAAGGATGGAACTACTCAAAGAGCAGTTAATTCGCAACTTGCTGATGAAGCAGAAAAAAAGGTTCTTTCCAGTATTCAGGAGCATCATGAAACCTGTCCCGTAAGTCCCGGTGTACATCTGTCAGCTCCAGGCAGAATACTGTCCGGATATCCTCAATGGTTTGTCAGGTCAGTTGTTGAGAATTTGACCGAAAGTGGAAGAATTGAACGTCGAAGTGAATGGTTTGCGCTGTCTACGCAGGCGGAGGGAATCCCTTCGGAATATGCCGCTCTGGTGGAGCAGATAATTCGGAAAGTGGATTCCGGAGGAATTCAGGGTTTTTCAATTACTGATTCAGGTGATGACGGTCTGGTCAATTCATTGATCGAACGCGAGATATTCTTTGAATTAACAAAGGGAATCCTTATCTCTGCGAAACAGGCTGAATCTGTTAAGGAGAAAGTAATTGAAGCATTCGGTGAAACTGGATTCACTCTAGCTGAACTCAGGGATTTCCTTGGTGTTTCCAGGAAGCTCGCACTGCAGTGGGGAGAATTCTTCGATAGAAAAGGCTGGACTGTTCGGAAAAGCGACCGGAGAATTTTTACCAGTTAGTCACAGTAGTTTACAATAATCAATGTTCTTCTTATGCTTCCCATTCTCTCACATATAACTATCTGGAGGTAGTATGCACATTGCGGTAGTAGGAAGTGGTTACGTCGGGCTGGTTGCAGCCACCTGTCTTTCCGAGATGGGAAACGATGTAATCTGCGTTGATAATGACGAAAAAAAGATCAACAACCTGAATAACAGCATAATCCCCATTTACGAGCCCGGTCTTGAAGAGATGATAAAGCGTAATACCGCTGAGAATCGACTAACCTTCACGACTGATATAGGATCCGCGATAAAGGAAAGTTCAATAATCTTCATTGCAGTGGGTACACCACCCGGAGAAGATGGATCTGCGGATCTCCAGCATGTACTGTCTGTTGCTTTGGATATTGCAGAACATATGGACGGACCTAAAATTGTTGTAAACAAGAGTACGGTTCCAGTCGGTACAGGAGATCTTGTGAAGGAACAGATCCAGAAGGAAACCTCTCACGAAGTCAGCATTGTGAGCAATCCTGAATTCCTCAAGGAAGGTTCTGCGATTGATGATTTCATGAAACCTGACCGCGTGATTATCGGTACGGATTCTGCTTCCGTGGCTGAGACAATGTGTGAGCTGTACTCACCCTTTGTCAGAACGAACAATCCCATTCTTGTCATGAGCAACAGGAGTGCGGAGATGACCAAATACGTGGCAAACAGTCTTCTGGCAACAAGGATTTCCTTCATGAACGAAATTGCCAACATGTGTGAAACAGTTGGAGCGGATATCCATGATATCAGGATTGGTATCGGATCAGATACACGAATCGGTTACAGTTTCCTTTTCCCCGGCGCCGGATTTGGCGGATCCTGCTTTCCGAAGGACATTCGAGCATTGCAGAAAACGGCAATTGAGCATGGTCATGAATTACATGTACTCAAAGCTGTAACGGAAGTGAATCAGGCTCAGAAAAAGATACTTGTCCGTAAAGTGGTCGATCATTTCGGGGAGGATCTTTCCGGATTGACTATTGGGATATGGGGAATCTCCTTTAAACCAAATACTGATGATATTCGCGATGCCCCTGCTCTTAGAGTAATTCAGGGTCTGCTTGAGAAGGGAGCGAATATTGTCGCATACGATCCTCAGGCAATGGTCAATGCGAAACGGGTTCTCGGTGATTCTATTAAATTTGCATCTTCCACATATGATGCTGTAACAGGAGCCGACGCATTGGTTCTTGTAACAGAGTGGACTGAATTCAGGGAACCTGATTTCAAACGAATGATGGAGATTATGAACCAGCCGGTTATATTTGACGGCAGGAATGTTTTCAATCCCTTCAAACTGATTGATTTAGGGTTTTCTTATTACGGAATCGGGAGAAATGTATGAAATTTGCTGACAGGATGAAAGATCGTGAGTACCCTTCAATTGCAATCATCGGCCTGGGGTACGTTGGCCTTCCACTTGCGCTTGAATTCGTAAAAGGCGGATGCAGAGTCACAGGCATTGATATAGATCCTGAAAAACCCCGCTTTATCAAAGAGGGGAAAAGTTACCTTAAGACAATTCCTTCTGAGCGGATATCCGAAGCGGTTGAAACGGGCAGACTGAATTGTACTACTGATTATTCGGGCATGAAGGATGCCGACGCCATAATAATCTGTGTTCCGACCCCGCTTGGTGAATCCAGAGAACCGGATCTGAGTTATGTAACCATGACCGGAAAAGAAGTTGCGGGATATCTGGAGCCCGGTCAGCTGGTAGTTCTTGAATCCACAACATATCCGGGAACTACCCGCGAGAAGCTTGTGCCAATTCTTGAAGAGACCGGTATGAAAGCCGGAGTGGACTTTTTTGTAGCCTTTTCACCTGAAAGAGAAGACCCCGGCAACAAGATACACACGACCAGAACTATCCCGAAACTTGTAGGCGCACTTACTGCCGAGGGAGCTGAAGCAGCGGAAAAGGTTTATTCATTAGCCGTTGACGAAGTTGTTACTGTCAGTTCTCCTGAGGTTGCTGAGATGGCGAAAATCACGGAGAATACCTATAGAGCAGTCAATATTGCTCTTGTGAATGAACTGAAGATGCTGGCTTCCAGAATGAATGTGGATATCTGGGAAGTAATAGAAGCCGCGTCGACGAAACCCTTTGGTTATACACCTTTCTATCCCGGTCCCGGACTTGGCGGCCACTGTATTCCCATCGATCCGTTCTATCTTACATGGAAGGCACACCAATTCGGCATGCCCACCCGGTTCATAGAACTGGCGGGAGAGATCAATACTGCCATGCCTGATTTTGTAGTATCAACAATATCACGTTCATTGAACTCAAGACAGAAAAGCGTAAACGGAAGCAGGATTCTTATTCTTGGAATGGCTTACAAACCGGATATCGATGATATTAGAGAAACTCCCGCACTCAAGGTCATGGACGAACTCCTTGAACTTGGAGCGAGTGTGGATTATAACGATCCTTATGTTACCCGCATCGGAGCCACCAGACAAACCCACAGAAGGCCAGTTTCGGTCGAGTTGACAGAAGAGAATCTTCAGGAATACGATTGCGCTGTTGTCATTACCAATCATTCCTGTTACGATTACCAGTGGATAGTTGATTGTTCCTCTCTGGTTATTGACACAAGGAACGCCTGTGCTGGAATAACGCAAGGA is a window from the Candidatus Aegiribacteria sp. genome containing:
- a CDS encoding UDP-glucose/GDP-mannose dehydrogenase family protein gives rise to the protein MHIAVVGSGYVGLVAATCLSEMGNDVICVDNDEKKINNLNNSIIPIYEPGLEEMIKRNTAENRLTFTTDIGSAIKESSIIFIAVGTPPGEDGSADLQHVLSVALDIAEHMDGPKIVVNKSTVPVGTGDLVKEQIQKETSHEVSIVSNPEFLKEGSAIDDFMKPDRVIIGTDSASVAETMCELYSPFVRTNNPILVMSNRSAEMTKYVANSLLATRISFMNEIANMCETVGADIHDIRIGIGSDTRIGYSFLFPGAGFGGSCFPKDIRALQKTAIEHGHELHVLKAVTEVNQAQKKILVRKVVDHFGEDLSGLTIGIWGISFKPNTDDIRDAPALRVIQGLLEKGANIVAYDPQAMVNAKRVLGDSIKFASSTYDAVTGADALVLVTEWTEFREPDFKRMMEIMNQPVIFDGRNVFNPFKLIDLGFSYYGIGRNV
- the selB gene encoding selenocysteine-specific translation elongation factor, whose product is MGVIVGTAGHIDHGKSSLVKYLTGTDPDRLKEEKERGITIELGYVFMPMPDGDVLSFIDVPGHEKFIRQMVAGVATVDCFLLVVAADEGVMPQTAEHLDILRLLGVNKGIVALTKCDLVSPEMQDLAEADIVDFLQNTPFEGTGVIRVSSETGKGMEDIREALIQMKEEIGQRQTGTKFRLDIDRVFILEGFGTIIGGTAVSGSVKIGDKLELQPGGNTYRVRELRVNANKEVQSGSAGDRIALNLVGLQREDVSYGSCVAEPGFLQVKNSLDTRLTLLKSAKPLKRYQRVRLHTGTAEIMARAVPVETDVVHPGSTGFVHFQLESQVVALPGDRFVIRNYSPVITIGGGIILEAGTGKVRKKHIRERISHLEVLASGDIYAVLSEMVQQTGFDGVSISEAAGATGNTPEVIQVVFAELQEQGTAELMKDGTTQRAVNSQLADEAEKKVLSSIQEHHETCPVSPGVHLSAPGRILSGYPQWFVRSVVENLTESGRIERRSEWFALSTQAEGIPSEYAALVEQIIRKVDSGGIQGFSITDSGDDGLVNSLIEREIFFELTKGILISAKQAESVKEKVIEAFGETGFTLAELRDFLGVSRKLALQWGEFFDRKGWTVRKSDRRIFTS
- a CDS encoding nucleotide sugar dehydrogenase encodes the protein MKFADRMKDREYPSIAIIGLGYVGLPLALEFVKGGCRVTGIDIDPEKPRFIKEGKSYLKTIPSERISEAVETGRLNCTTDYSGMKDADAIIICVPTPLGESREPDLSYVTMTGKEVAGYLEPGQLVVLESTTYPGTTREKLVPILEETGMKAGVDFFVAFSPEREDPGNKIHTTRTIPKLVGALTAEGAEAAEKVYSLAVDEVVTVSSPEVAEMAKITENTYRAVNIALVNELKMLASRMNVDIWEVIEAASTKPFGYTPFYPGPGLGGHCIPIDPFYLTWKAHQFGMPTRFIELAGEINTAMPDFVVSTISRSLNSRQKSVNGSRILILGMAYKPDIDDIRETPALKVMDELLELGASVDYNDPYVTRIGATRQTHRRPVSVELTEENLQEYDCAVVITNHSCYDYQWIVDCSSLVIDTRNACAGITQGMEKVVKA